A window of the Lolium perenne isolate Kyuss_39 chromosome 7, Kyuss_2.0, whole genome shotgun sequence genome harbors these coding sequences:
- the LOC127300852 gene encoding uncharacterized protein produces MAAESWWCWPLSAWLSSGMACFLFFNAIVCVVAVLSWGRAGGDATLSARRKRLTRSASSMVMERLRSMSTIFSFNYYVDEYDSITPPESHPHHLQGYYCASQEERREEMSQAASEEEPEPLVAVAESRTTTMARPKPSVSIASAAAAEVCAATSTTGNGKEDPETQEEMATPDPAAAKGAATLERLRKWKVPSIVERRAFAEIEEKAEVNARAERFIRQFREDLKLERLKSILTRKC; encoded by the coding sequence ATGGCGGCGGAGTCTTGGTGGTGCTGGCCGCTGTCTGCGTGGCTCAGCTCTGGCATGGCGTGCTTCCTCTTCTTCAACGCCATCGTCTGCGTCGTGGCCGTGTTGTCCTGGGGGCGTGCCGGCGGCGATGCAACACTGTCGGCCAGGCGCAAGAGGCTCACCCGCAGCGCGTCGTCCATGGTCATGGAGCGCCTCCGATCCATGTCGAccatcttctccttcaactactaTGTGGACGAGTACGACAGCATCACGCCGCCGGAGTCGCACCCCCACCACTTGCAAGGGTACTACTGCGCGTCTCAAgaagaaaggagagaggagatgagTCAGGCGGCGAGCGAGGAGGAGCCGGAGCCACTCGTAGCGGTGGCCGAAAGCAGGACGACGACCATGGCTCGACCGAAACCGAGCGTGTCTATTgcatcagcagcagcagcggaagTATGTGCAGCGACGTCGACGACAGGAAACGGGAAGGAAGATCCAGAGACACAGGAGGAGATGGCAACGCCAGACCCGGCCGCCGCCAAGGGCGCCGCTACGTTGGAAAGGCTGAGGAAGTGGAAGGTGCCGAGTATCGTCGAACGGCGAGCGTTTGCGGAGATAGAAGAGAAGGCGGAGGTGAACGCGAGGGCCGAGCGTTTCATTCGGCAGTTCCGGGAGGACCTCAAGCTCGAGCGTCTCAAGTCCATTCTTACTAGAAAATGTTAA